A stretch of the Pseudomonas helvetica genome encodes the following:
- the mscL gene encoding large-conductance mechanosensitive channel protein MscL, whose translation MGVLSEFKAFAVKGNVVDMAVGIIIGAAFGKIVSSFVGDVVMPPIGLLIGGVDFADLAVTLKAGQGTVPAVVLAYGKFIQSIIDFLIVAFAIFAGVKAINRLKREEAVAPSLPPVPTKEEELLSEIRDLLKAQNNKP comes from the coding sequence ATGGGCGTGCTCAGTGAGTTCAAGGCCTTCGCGGTCAAAGGTAATGTGGTCGACATGGCCGTCGGTATTATCATCGGTGCCGCGTTCGGCAAGATCGTTTCGTCGTTTGTCGGTGATGTTGTCATGCCGCCAATCGGCCTGCTGATCGGGGGGGTGGACTTCGCGGACCTGGCGGTCACGCTGAAAGCGGGTCAAGGCACTGTCCCGGCCGTGGTGCTGGCCTACGGCAAATTCATCCAGAGCATCATCGACTTCCTGATCGTCGCGTTCGCGATCTTCGCGGGCGTGAAGGCCATCAACCGCCTGAAGCGTGAAGAGGCTGTGGCGCCAAGCCTGCCGCCGGTTCCGACCAAGGAAGAAGAACTGTTGAGCGAGATTCGCGACCTGCTCAAAGCGCAGAACAATAAGCCCTGA